The genome window TCTGGCTTGAGCATGGCGCGTTGCTCCAGCAGGCCGGCGTTGTTTTCGCCGACTTTACCGGCGAGCTTGAGGGCGTCAATGCTGGCGACGCGGTCGATGAGGCGTTGCTTGATCGCTTCTTCGTCTGCGGATTGGGCGGAAGCGAAACTGGGCAGCAGGGCGCAGAGCAACGCGAAAAGGGGAAGGATGCGAAGGAATGAAACGGTTTTCATAGTCGTAGAAAAATGGGTTGGGGGTCGTTATTCGGTTTCGTTTACGGTCGCGGAGGCGGCGTCGATATCGCCGAAGACGTCGGCGAGCTCCTTTTGGAGTTTAACGCGGAGGTCGATGGTGAGGTTCATGTAAATGGGGTCGAAGCTGCTGTGGGTGCGCACGTTTATGCAGCCGCTGCTGGCGAGCGCTACGAGCGCGAGTGAAGTGAGGACGATGCTTTTTTTCACGAGACTGGATAGGGTTGGCGTAGTGTTGGTTTGACCGTGTGAACTGTGTCTTGTTTCGGAAAGTGTGTAGCTTGCAGGAGAATAGACGGCGGCGCACGCTCCAAAATTCAGAGGGAATTGAGGCGGATGACGAAGTTGTAGAGTTCGGTGAGGGAGCCGTGCAGTTGGGTGTTGATGACGACGGGGACGTCGCCGAGGTCGGTATGGGCGGTGCCGCCGATGCGGATTTTTATGGGAGTCTCGGGTTCGTTTTCGGGGAAGAGGTCGGCGTAGAACTCGGTGATGGTGATGTTGCCGATGGCTTGTTCGGCGGTTTTTTCGGGGTTGATTTTGAGGAATTTGAGGATGCGGTCGGATAGGGTGGGCTTGGTTCCCGGCATGGCGTTGGCGTCTTGGGTGAGCAGCCCTTGGGTGTTGTAGCGGAGGGAGGCGGGGGCTCCGTCGGGCAGGCGGAGGTCGCCGCGCAGCAGCTCGAAGGCGCCGTCCCTAAGGCGGAAGGGCAGGTGTCCGCTGACCTTGCCTTGCATGCGGCCGTCGAAGAAGTCGATGTAGCGGGCGATTTGGTCGAGGTCGAAGTTTTCGAGGTCGAGGGTGCTTTGGAAGTCGGAACCATCGATGGGGATTTGGGCGGAGCGGAGCTGGGCTTGCCCGCCGAAA of Pelagicoccus enzymogenes contains these proteins:
- a CDS encoding YdbL family protein; translated protein: MKTVSFLRILPLFALLCALLPSFASAQSADEEAIKQRLIDRVASIDALKLAGKVGENNAGLLEQRAMLKPDETKLMNAENADRRALYTLVGQRLGLTATVVGQGRAEELRKKSASGVWIQAPDGSWSKKA